AATTTTTTCTCCGTGAAGTTGCTGGAGACTCAAACTGGCTTAGCCTTGGTTAAAGCTAACTCAAATTGACTTGACATATAGCCCGTGTTATCATGATTCAAGAGGTGCAGACATCAATTCCAGCCCTGCCAACTATGATATGTCGGCTCTAACTGAGCTTTATCAAGCCGTACGCTCCTGCCACAAGTGTGAAATATCGAAATCGCGGACTAACGCGGTGCCCGGAGAAGGGGCGGAGAACGCCGAGATCATGTTCATCGGCGAGGCTCCGGGCTGGCACGAGGACCAGCAGGGGCGACCATTCGTCGGTTCAGCCGGCCAGTTCCTGGACCAGCTCCTGAAATCCATCGACCTCAAGCGCGAGCAGGTGTACATTACCAATGTCATCAAGACGCGCCCGCCGGACAACCGCGACCCGCTGCCGCAGGAGATTATCAACTGCCGCCCGTGGCTGGACAAGCAGCTTGAAATCATCAAGCCGAAGATGATAGTCACGCTGGGGCGCTACTCCATGGCTCTCTTTCTGCCGGGTAAGACCATCAGCCAGATACACGGCATGGCCGTGAAGAAGGATGGCATGCTCTATTTCGCCATGTACCATCCGGCGGCGGCGCTGCACCAGGGTAGCTTGCGCGGCGTCATCCAGTCCGACATGCTGAAAATACCCGGCCTGCTGGCCGGATTGAAAAAAGAAACCGGAGAAAATAAGGCTCAGATGAGCCAAAAGGGAGAAACGCAGCAACTCAAGCTGTTATAAAGGAAAAAAGCTCATGCCAAAAGAAAAACTCAAGATCATTCCCCTGGGTGGCCTGGGGGAAATAGGTAAGAACATGATGGCCATCGAATACGGCGAGGACATAATGGTCGTCGACTGCGGACTGATGTTCCCCGACGAAGAAATGATGGGCATCGACTTGGTTATCCCCGATGTCAGCTACCTGGTGGAGCACCAGAAAAAGGTGCGCGGCATCGTCATTACCCACGCCCACGAGGACCACATCGGAGCGCTGCCCTACGTGCTGCCGCAGCTTAACGTGCCCATCTACTGCACCAAACTGGCCAAAGGCCTCATTTCCGGCAAGCTCAAAGAAAGAAAAGTTCTGGCGCAGACCAAGATCAATGTGATTGCCCCGGGAGGGCATTTCACTCTGGGGCATCATTTCGCGGTGGAGTTCTTCCCCGTGTGCCACAGCATCCCAGACGCGGTGGGACTCATCGTGCGCACTCCCGCCGGCACCATCGTGCATACAGGTGATTTCAAGCTGGACTACACGCCGGTAAACGGGCAGCCCACCGACCTCTCCCGCCTGGCGCAGGTGGGGTCGCAGGGCGTGCTGCTGCTCATGTCCGACTCGACCTACTCCGAGCTGCCGGGTTACACTCCTTCCGAAAAAGTGGTCAGCGAAGCACTTGATACTATCATCGCCAATGCTCCTGGCCGCGTGCTGGTGACCACATTCGCCTCCCTTATCTCGCGCATGCAGCAGATAATAGATGCCGCTGCCAAACACAACCGCCGTGTCTTCGTGGTGGGACGCAGCATGACGGACAACGTGCGCATAGCCAGCGACCTGGGCTACCTCAAGCTCCCGCCGGGCGTCATGGGGCATATCGACGAGCTATCCCGCACCCCTCGCGAAAAGGTTGTGATTCTCACCACCGGCAGCCAGGGAGAGCCCACTTCCGGGCTGGTGCGTATCGCCAGCCGTGCCAACCAGCATATCAGCATTGTTCCCGGAGACACCGTAATCATCTCCGCCTCGCCCATACCGGGCAATGAGTCGCTGGTCAACCGCACCGTGGACAATCTCTTCAAGCAGGGAGCCCAGGTGTTTTACGGCAGCCGTACCCAGGCGCACGTTCATGGCCATGCCAGCCAGGAAGAGCTCAAGCTGATGATGAGCCTCACCAAACCCAAATATTTCGTTCCCGTGCATGGCGAATACCGCCACCTCAGCCTGCATGCCAAGCTGGCGCAGTCGGTAGGTATTCCTGCCGACCACACCTTTGTGCTGGAGGACGGCGACGTGCTGGAACTGGATGCCACCGGCGGTAAAACCGGTCACAAGGTAAGCTCCGGCAATGTTTACGTGGACGGCCTCTCCGTGGGGGACGTGGACGGAGTCATCCTGCGCAACCGCCGCATGCTGTCACGCGACGGCATCGTGGTGGTCATCATCGCTATCAACAAGCAGACCGGCAAGCTGGTCACCCGTCCCGATATTGTCTCGCGCGGCTTCGTGGATGTCATCGAATCCAAAGACATGCTCGACGGCGGGCGCGACCTGGTGGCGGAGGTGTTGAACCATGGCCGGACGCACACTTCGGACAGGGGTTTTATCGACAACGAGGTCAAAAATGCCCTCGACAAGTATTTCTACGACAAGACCAAGCGCCGCCCCATGATACTACCGGTGCAGGTGCAGGTGTAGAGGAAGAGTATGGCCAACAACCACGCGGCCAAAAAAGCGGAAAAACATTCCTCCAGGCCCAAAGCGCGGCCTCAGAAGGCTAGAGCTCCCAAGGTCAATCGGAGCGGAGGCGGTCCGGGTCCGTTGAGGCGGCTGTTTACCTCCATCTGGACATGGCGTCTCATTCTGCTGGCGGCCTTTATCGCCCTGTTCGCCTGGCAGTGGGACAGAATCTCTGAATTTATTAACAATCTCATTACGGGCACTTATGGAGCGTTAGGGTGGGGTCTGATACTCATCCTGATGGCTTTAATCGTAGCGGTGAGCGTGCTTTTCCGCGAACAACTGGTGCCGTTTGCTAAACGCTGGACGCTGAATTACTGGTACCGCTGGGCGGGCGCGTTGATATTGCTTTTCGCAATCTGGGGCATACTGGGGTTTTTTGACCTGGGAGGCAGCGTAGGCTCTAACATCGCTGGCGATGATGTTGTGTTGGGCGTGTTCAAGATTCTCGGCCTGGTATTGCTGGCATTCATTCTCCTGCTTCCGGCTATCAGCTGGCGCGTCTTTAAGAATATCGTCGGGGGGCTGGTGGGACTGTTCCGCATGCCCGCGCCGAAGCCGCGGCCCACCGGCATGCCTGCATCAGGTACGAAAGGCGTTGCTTCACTGACAGAGTCCGAGCGCCTCTCCGCCACTGAATCCATAGCACGAGTTCCTCTCAAGGATGGCGTTACACCCCCGCAACGCAGGATCGGCCTGCCTTCATTCGGCGGGTCCGCTGAGAAAGCGGTTAAAGAGCCGCCCAAAAAGCCTGAATTAGAGACCTCTACCGCCGCTCCGAGGCAGCCGGCCCAGCAGGTGGCGCTGGATGTATGGCGCAAGTACGGCGAGTCCTCCAGGGTGGTTGTCATCGACGGCTGGAAGCTGCCGCCCATAGATATTCTGGACAAAGCCCAGGAGATAGAATTCAGCGAGTCCGATAACCGCCAGCGCGCCAAAGTCATCGAAGACGCCCTGGCGAGCTATGGCGTCATCGGTAAGGTCATCGAGATAAACGTCGGCCCTACCGTGACACAGTTCGGCGTGGAGCCCGGCTGGGATATCAAAACCAGACGAGTGCAGGAAAAAGACAAGGACGGCAATGTTACCGCCCGCGACGAAGAGGCCTCGCGTACGCGCGTCAAGGTGGAACGCATCACCGCCCTTTCCAACAACCTGGCGCTGGCTCTCTCCGCTCCCACCATCCGCATTGAGGCTCCCGTACCGGGCAAACCCATCGTCGGTATCGAGGTGCCCAACAAGGTCTACAGCACCGTCAGCCTGCGCGGCATCATAGAGACCAACAGTTTTCAAAAACTCCTCACCAAGACCAAGCTGGCCATGGCGCTGGGCAAAGGCGCCGGCGGCGAAGCGGTGGCCGACGACCTGGCCAAGATGCCGCACATACTGATTGCCGGGGCCACCGGTTCGGGCAAGACGGTGTGCCTCAATGCCATCATTTGCTGCATATTGATGGGCAACACGCCCTATGACACCAAGCTCATTATGATAGACCCCAAGCGCGTGGAGCTTACACCCTTCAACAGCCTGCCGCACCTGGCGGCGCCGGTCATCGTGGATACCGACAAAGCTCTCAGCACCATGCGCTGGCTCAATATGGAGATGGATAACCGCTACAAGAAGCTGGCGGCTACGGGTTCGCGCAATATCGACGGCTACAACAAGGGTAAAACCGGCCCCGAGAAAATGCCTTACCTTATCCTCGTCATCGACGAACTGGCCGACCTGATGATGGCCGGCTTCGACGAGGTGGAGCACATCCTGTGCCGCCTGGCCCAGCTGGCGCGCGCCGTGGGTATTCACCTGGTAGTGGCCACGCAGCG
This portion of the Dehalococcoidia bacterium genome encodes:
- a CDS encoding uracil-DNA glycosylase — translated: MSALTELYQAVRSCHKCEISKSRTNAVPGEGAENAEIMFIGEAPGWHEDQQGRPFVGSAGQFLDQLLKSIDLKREQVYITNVIKTRPPDNRDPLPQEIINCRPWLDKQLEIIKPKMIVTLGRYSMALFLPGKTISQIHGMAVKKDGMLYFAMYHPAAALHQGSLRGVIQSDMLKIPGLLAGLKKETGENKAQMSQKGETQQLKLL
- a CDS encoding ribonuclease J, with translation MPKEKLKIIPLGGLGEIGKNMMAIEYGEDIMVVDCGLMFPDEEMMGIDLVIPDVSYLVEHQKKVRGIVITHAHEDHIGALPYVLPQLNVPIYCTKLAKGLISGKLKERKVLAQTKINVIAPGGHFTLGHHFAVEFFPVCHSIPDAVGLIVRTPAGTIVHTGDFKLDYTPVNGQPTDLSRLAQVGSQGVLLLMSDSTYSELPGYTPSEKVVSEALDTIIANAPGRVLVTTFASLISRMQQIIDAAAKHNRRVFVVGRSMTDNVRIASDLGYLKLPPGVMGHIDELSRTPREKVVILTTGSQGEPTSGLVRIASRANQHISIVPGDTVIISASPIPGNESLVNRTVDNLFKQGAQVFYGSRTQAHVHGHASQEELKLMMSLTKPKYFVPVHGEYRHLSLHAKLAQSVGIPADHTFVLEDGDVLELDATGGKTGHKVSSGNVYVDGLSVGDVDGVILRNRRMLSRDGIVVVIIAINKQTGKLVTRPDIVSRGFVDVIESKDMLDGGRDLVAEVLNHGRTHTSDRGFIDNEVKNALDKYFYDKTKRRPMILPVQVQV
- a CDS encoding DNA translocase FtsK, which encodes MANNHAAKKAEKHSSRPKARPQKARAPKVNRSGGGPGPLRRLFTSIWTWRLILLAAFIALFAWQWDRISEFINNLITGTYGALGWGLILILMALIVAVSVLFREQLVPFAKRWTLNYWYRWAGALILLFAIWGILGFFDLGGSVGSNIAGDDVVLGVFKILGLVLLAFILLLPAISWRVFKNIVGGLVGLFRMPAPKPRPTGMPASGTKGVASLTESERLSATESIARVPLKDGVTPPQRRIGLPSFGGSAEKAVKEPPKKPELETSTAAPRQPAQQVALDVWRKYGESSRVVVIDGWKLPPIDILDKAQEIEFSESDNRQRAKVIEDALASYGVIGKVIEINVGPTVTQFGVEPGWDIKTRRVQEKDKDGNVTARDEEASRTRVKVERITALSNNLALALSAPTIRIEAPVPGKPIVGIEVPNKVYSTVSLRGIIETNSFQKLLTKTKLAMALGKGAGGEAVADDLAKMPHILIAGATGSGKTVCLNAIICCILMGNTPYDTKLIMIDPKRVELTPFNSLPHLAAPVIVDTDKALSTMRWLNMEMDNRYKKLAATGSRNIDGYNKGKTGPEKMPYLILVIDELADLMMAGFDEVEHILCRLAQLARAVGIHLVVATQRPSVDVITGLIKANFPTRISFAVTSQVDSRTILDMVGAEKLLGRGDMLYAPTEAAKPKRLQGCYVSDAEVERLVYFWNSQKKQDVAPLNVTEIASAPPVMKKESQPVDPLMDTVRQLAGEHDQISASYLQRKLGIGYPRAARLYDKLKEEMESGLDGGAEMPKDGPEI